From the Microbacterium sp. W4I4 genome, one window contains:
- a CDS encoding methionine ABC transporter permease, with translation MSWLTDLLAQYGEDIAKSLAETGYMMLASLLAAVLIGLPLGMIVYLTERGGIAENRAVNIGANLYINVVRSFPFLLLVVFFIPFTRAVIGTSFGTVAATFPLCFVAVAIYARLTEQILREIPTGIPLVARALGATVPQAVFRMLLPEARSGLVYALTSAAISLLSYSTVLGVVGGGGIGDFAMRYGYQVYNDNLMYLVIVIIIVCVLAIQAIGHRTSVRLDRR, from the coding sequence ATGAGCTGGCTCACCGACCTGCTCGCCCAGTACGGCGAGGACATCGCGAAGTCCCTGGCCGAGACCGGGTACATGATGCTGGCCTCGCTGCTCGCCGCGGTGCTGATCGGCCTGCCGCTGGGGATGATCGTCTACCTCACCGAGCGCGGCGGCATCGCCGAGAACCGCGCCGTGAACATCGGCGCGAACCTCTACATCAACGTGGTGCGTTCCTTCCCGTTCCTGCTGCTGGTGGTGTTCTTCATCCCCTTCACCCGCGCCGTGATCGGCACGAGCTTCGGCACCGTGGCCGCCACCTTCCCGCTGTGCTTCGTCGCCGTCGCGATCTACGCCCGGCTCACCGAGCAGATCCTGCGGGAGATCCCCACCGGCATCCCGCTGGTCGCGCGGGCGCTGGGCGCGACGGTTCCGCAGGCGGTGTTCCGGATGCTGCTGCCCGAGGCCCGCTCGGGCCTCGTCTACGCGCTCACCTCCGCGGCGATCAGCCTGCTGTCGTACTCGACGGTGCTGGGCGTGGTCGGCGGTGGCGGCATCGGCGACTTCGCCATGCGCTACGGCTACCAGGTCTACAACGACAACCTCATGTACCTCGTCATCGTCATCATCATCGTGTGCGTGCTGGCCATCCAGGCCATCGGGCACCGCACCTCGGTGCGCCTCGATCGCCGCTGA
- the recQ gene encoding DNA helicase RecQ has product MPTSSDPYEDLPYADEPWGDPEEMDWVPPEDGWTPPVDWGTAPMTPVTANRNGSLSRAHAPRRLGTSRSDDPSGAWGSKGTATPSRYPTALEALRTVFGYDSFRGDQAAIVEQVIGGGDAVVLMPTGGGKSITYQVPALVREGTGLVISPLIALMHDQVDALRANGVRAAYLNSTQAPDERREVERAYVAGELDLIYVAPERLSSAATTRLLQRGVLSVIAIDEAHCVSQWGHDFRPDYLALGDLAERFPGVPRMALTATATHATHQELTERLHLDAAEHFVASFDRPNIQYRIVPKVDPRKQLVAFIRSMPEGAAGIVYALSRKSVEQTATYLAAQGLDALPYHAGLPAEVRAANQSRFLREDGVVMVATIAFGMGIDKPDVRFVAHIDLPKSVEGYYQETGRAGRDGEPAVAWMAYGLGDVVQQRRLIDQSPGDRTFKMRMGQHLDAMLALCETVACRRQNLLRYFGQESGRCGNCDTCLEAPETFDGLVPAQKLLSTVVRLKRERNQAFGAGHLIDILRGASNERIRKMGHEQIATYGIGADLSDQDWRSVVRQLLARGILVAQGEYGTLAPGEVAGGVMRGETPVPLRKDTIGRVSAGRTRKTSAASDAVAEGDRSLFEALRAWRAETAREIGKPAYIVFGDATLRALAESRPTTMGGLAGVTGIGEKKRDAYGEAVLEVIAGH; this is encoded by the coding sequence ATGCCGACTTCATCCGATCCGTACGAGGACCTGCCCTACGCGGATGAGCCCTGGGGCGACCCGGAGGAGATGGACTGGGTTCCGCCGGAGGACGGCTGGACGCCTCCCGTCGACTGGGGCACCGCACCGATGACGCCGGTCACGGCGAACCGGAATGGGTCCCTGAGCCGGGCCCACGCGCCCCGGAGGCTCGGGACGTCGCGAAGCGACGATCCGAGTGGGGCGTGGGGATCGAAGGGCACCGCGACCCCGTCCCGCTATCCGACCGCGCTCGAGGCGCTGCGCACGGTCTTCGGCTACGACTCCTTCCGCGGGGACCAGGCTGCGATCGTCGAGCAGGTGATCGGCGGCGGGGATGCCGTCGTGCTGATGCCCACCGGCGGCGGCAAATCCATCACGTACCAGGTGCCCGCGCTCGTGCGCGAGGGCACCGGGCTGGTGATCAGTCCGCTGATCGCGCTGATGCACGACCAGGTCGACGCGCTGCGCGCCAACGGCGTGCGCGCCGCCTATCTCAACTCCACGCAGGCTCCCGATGAGCGCCGCGAGGTCGAGCGCGCCTACGTCGCCGGAGAGTTGGATCTCATCTACGTCGCGCCCGAGCGGCTGTCGTCCGCGGCGACGACGCGGCTGCTGCAGCGCGGCGTGCTGAGCGTGATCGCGATCGACGAGGCGCACTGCGTGTCGCAGTGGGGTCACGACTTCCGCCCCGACTACCTGGCGCTGGGCGACCTGGCCGAGCGGTTCCCCGGCGTACCGCGCATGGCGCTGACGGCCACGGCGACGCACGCCACCCACCAGGAGCTCACCGAGCGGCTGCACCTGGACGCCGCCGAGCACTTCGTGGCGAGCTTCGACCGGCCGAACATCCAGTACCGCATCGTGCCGAAGGTAGATCCGCGCAAGCAGCTCGTGGCGTTCATCCGCTCGATGCCCGAGGGCGCGGCCGGCATCGTCTACGCGCTCAGCCGCAAGTCGGTCGAGCAGACCGCGACCTATCTCGCCGCGCAGGGGCTGGACGCGCTGCCGTACCACGCGGGCCTGCCCGCCGAGGTGCGCGCCGCCAACCAGTCGCGGTTCCTGCGCGAGGACGGCGTCGTGATGGTCGCCACGATCGCGTTCGGGATGGGCATCGACAAGCCCGACGTGCGCTTCGTCGCGCACATCGATCTGCCCAAGTCCGTGGAGGGCTACTACCAGGAGACCGGTCGCGCCGGCCGCGACGGCGAGCCTGCGGTGGCATGGATGGCGTACGGGCTCGGGGATGTCGTGCAGCAGCGCCGGCTCATCGATCAGAGCCCGGGCGACCGCACGTTCAAGATGCGGATGGGCCAGCATCTGGATGCCATGCTCGCGCTGTGCGAGACCGTCGCCTGCCGCCGCCAGAACCTGCTGCGCTACTTCGGGCAGGAGTCCGGCCGGTGCGGCAACTGCGACACGTGCCTGGAGGCGCCCGAGACCTTCGACGGGCTCGTTCCCGCGCAGAAGCTGCTGTCGACGGTCGTTCGCCTCAAGCGCGAACGCAACCAGGCATTCGGCGCCGGGCACCTGATCGACATCCTGCGCGGAGCGTCGAACGAGCGCATCCGCAAGATGGGGCACGAGCAGATCGCCACCTATGGCATCGGCGCCGACCTGTCCGATCAGGACTGGCGCAGCGTCGTACGGCAGCTGCTGGCCCGCGGCATCCTCGTCGCGCAGGGGGAGTACGGCACGCTCGCGCCGGGTGAGGTCGCCGGCGGCGTCATGCGCGGCGAGACCCCGGTGCCGCTGCGCAAGGATACGATCGGGCGGGTCAGCGCCGGTCGCACCCGCAAGACGAGCGCCGCCTCGGACGCCGTCGCCGAGGGTGATCGCTCCCTGTTCGAGGCCCTGCGCGCCTGGCGGGCCGAGACCGCGCGCGAGATCGGCAAGCCGGCGTACATCGTGTTCGGGGATGCCACGCTGCGGGCGCTCGCCGAATCGCGACCGACCACGATGGGTGGGCTGGCCGGAGTCACCGGCATCGGCGAGAAGAAGCGGGACGCCTACGGCGAGGCCGTGCTCGAGGTCATCGCGGGCCACTGA
- a CDS encoding S8 family serine peptidase produces MRRTPLRVTAAVSLAALFIGCTATTAFAAEGVTTPTPVDGTPGHYIVVMKGDPLATYDGDTKGLRATKPAKGDKLDAHSADSQKYMAHLKNEQRKLAKKQGIKPDAEYQVTVNGFAADLSGAQVGKLRASKDVLGVYADSIRHPQAQSSTDFLGLGDDAKGLGGVWQQTGGVGTAGAGVVVGVVDTGIAPENPSFAGEKLKKANNKKSKGQPYTDGSYVYFDKADGNTFQSPIVTGQEWDKHDYSTKLVGAQYFSSGAAAAGFDFQYDYLSPRDGAGHGSHTASTAAGNFGVKASVSGVELGSISGVAPAAKVAMYKACYEGPDPAVTTDDICALSDLVSAIDAAVADGVDVINYSIGGGAATGVVEPDDLAFLSAAAAGVFVSVSAGNAGPDPITADHASPWYMTVAASTIPTWEGTVRFPGFEKAGASVSVPFGSQINGPSIYAGDAAAGQGAELCLPGTLDAAKVKDHIVVCDRGSNARAEKSEVVAAAGGIGMILVNVPGGADSLDNDFHVVPTVHLAAANRAAVLEYVRGGVDLPVTLIGENTTGVVTPVPQIAGFSSRGPMKAAGSDIIKPDVAAPGVAILAATNNAGGAAPTFGILSGTSMASPHVAGLGALYLGERPNATPAEIKSALMTTAYDTVNADGSKSTDVFAQGAGQVDAKRYFEPGLLYLNDVQDWASYIEGVLPGSFNGVDPIDASDFNGASFSIGSLASAQTVTRTVTSTAAGTYTAEASIPGVNVTVEPSTLSFSKAGESKTFTVTFDNASAPVEKWATGSLTWKSSDGDVRSPMAVFPVTADAPAEVAATGADGSTSVEITPGLDGTLPLNLNGLTPLQLLVDEDNPVDGHSGDGESGDENKDVAWVVNVPKGTTLSRFDLDSSDDEGSDLDLTVYRVVSPTDLRYYTKWQSATASADEQVTISAPTAGTYLVIANIYSAPNPMTWDMTYANVASGADQGAFTATPNPLSVTRGEKVSYDLSWSGLDASKYLGVVQYGDSDVRTIVTVDAR; encoded by the coding sequence ATGAGACGAACCCCCCTCAGAGTGACTGCGGCCGTATCCCTGGCCGCGTTGTTCATCGGTTGCACGGCGACCACCGCCTTCGCCGCAGAGGGGGTGACGACTCCCACCCCGGTCGACGGAACGCCCGGCCACTACATCGTGGTCATGAAGGGCGATCCGCTGGCGACCTACGACGGCGACACCAAGGGCCTCCGGGCGACCAAGCCCGCCAAGGGCGACAAGCTCGATGCCCACTCGGCCGACTCGCAGAAGTACATGGCGCACCTCAAGAACGAGCAGCGCAAGCTCGCCAAGAAGCAGGGCATCAAGCCGGATGCCGAATACCAGGTGACCGTGAACGGCTTCGCCGCAGACCTCAGCGGTGCGCAGGTCGGCAAGCTGCGGGCATCCAAGGATGTGCTCGGCGTGTACGCAGACAGCATCCGTCACCCGCAGGCGCAGTCCTCCACCGACTTCCTCGGCCTCGGCGATGACGCCAAGGGTCTGGGCGGAGTGTGGCAGCAGACCGGAGGCGTCGGCACCGCCGGCGCCGGCGTCGTGGTCGGCGTGGTCGACACCGGCATCGCTCCGGAGAACCCGTCCTTCGCGGGCGAGAAGCTCAAGAAGGCGAACAACAAGAAGTCGAAGGGGCAGCCCTACACCGACGGCTCGTACGTCTACTTCGACAAGGCCGACGGCAACACGTTCCAGAGTCCGATCGTCACTGGCCAGGAGTGGGACAAGCACGACTACTCCACCAAGCTCGTCGGCGCGCAGTACTTCTCGTCCGGCGCCGCAGCGGCGGGCTTCGACTTCCAGTACGACTACCTCTCCCCGCGCGACGGCGCAGGCCACGGCTCCCACACGGCGAGCACTGCGGCCGGCAACTTCGGCGTGAAGGCATCCGTCTCGGGCGTCGAGCTCGGCTCGATCTCCGGTGTCGCCCCGGCAGCCAAGGTCGCGATGTACAAGGCCTGCTACGAGGGCCCGGACCCGGCTGTCACCACGGATGACATCTGCGCCCTCAGCGACCTGGTCTCGGCCATCGACGCGGCCGTCGCGGACGGCGTCGACGTCATCAACTACTCCATCGGCGGCGGAGCCGCCACCGGAGTCGTCGAGCCCGACGACCTGGCGTTCCTCAGCGCGGCGGCCGCGGGCGTCTTCGTCTCGGTCAGCGCCGGCAACGCGGGTCCCGACCCCATCACCGCCGACCACGCTTCGCCCTGGTACATGACCGTCGCGGCATCGACCATCCCGACCTGGGAGGGCACCGTGCGCTTCCCCGGCTTCGAGAAGGCCGGCGCCTCGGTGAGCGTGCCCTTCGGCAGCCAGATCAACGGCCCGTCCATCTACGCCGGTGATGCGGCGGCGGGTCAGGGCGCCGAGCTGTGCCTGCCCGGCACGCTGGATGCGGCCAAGGTCAAGGACCACATCGTCGTCTGCGATCGCGGTTCGAACGCGCGTGCCGAGAAGTCCGAGGTCGTGGCAGCCGCGGGCGGCATCGGAATGATCCTGGTGAACGTGCCCGGTGGCGCCGACTCGCTCGACAACGACTTCCACGTCGTCCCCACGGTGCACCTCGCCGCGGCGAACCGTGCGGCCGTCCTCGAGTACGTGCGCGGCGGTGTCGACCTCCCGGTCACCCTGATCGGTGAGAACACCACCGGCGTGGTCACCCCGGTGCCGCAGATCGCCGGCTTCTCGAGCCGTGGCCCGATGAAGGCCGCCGGCTCCGACATCATCAAGCCCGATGTGGCCGCACCCGGTGTGGCGATCCTCGCCGCGACCAACAACGCGGGCGGGGCGGCGCCGACCTTCGGCATCCTCTCGGGCACCTCGATGGCGTCTCCGCACGTCGCCGGTCTCGGTGCGCTCTACCTCGGTGAGCGCCCGAACGCGACGCCCGCCGAGATCAAGTCGGCGCTGATGACGACCGCCTACGACACCGTGAACGCCGACGGCTCGAAGAGCACCGACGTGTTCGCGCAGGGTGCCGGTCAGGTCGACGCGAAGCGCTACTTCGAGCCGGGTCTGCTGTACCTCAACGACGTGCAGGACTGGGCGTCGTACATCGAGGGCGTGCTCCCGGGCAGCTTCAACGGTGTGGACCCGATCGATGCGAGCGACTTCAACGGCGCATCGTTCTCGATCGGCTCGCTCGCCAGCGCGCAGACGGTCACTCGCACGGTCACCTCGACAGCGGCGGGCACCTACACGGCCGAGGCCTCGATCCCCGGCGTGAACGTGACCGTCGAGCCGTCGACCCTGAGCTTCTCGAAGGCGGGGGAGTCGAAGACCTTCACGGTCACGTTCGACAACGCGTCCGCCCCCGTCGAGAAGTGGGCCACCGGCTCGCTGACCTGGAAGAGCTCGGACGGCGACGTCCGCTCGCCGATGGCGGTCTTCCCCGTCACCGCCGATGCTCCCGCCGAGGTCGCCGCGACCGGCGCCGACGGCTCGACCTCGGTCGAGATCACCCCGGGGCTCGACGGCACACTGCCGCTGAACCTGAACGGCCTCACCCCTCTGCAGCTGCTCGTCGACGAGGACAACCCCGTCGACGGTCACTCCGGCGACGGCGAGTCCGGTGACGAGAACAAGGACGTGGCATGGGTCGTGAACGTGCCGAAGGGCACCACGCTCAGCCGCTTCGACCTGGACTCGTCGGATGACGAAGGCAGCGACCTCGACCTCACGGTCTACCGGGTCGTCTCGCCCACCGACCTGCGCTACTACACGAAGTGGCAGTCGGCGACGGCATCGGCAGACGAGCAGGTGACGATCTCCGCACCCACCGCGGGCACCTACCTGGTGATCGCGAACATCTACTCGGCACCGAACCCGATGACGTGGGACATGACCTACGCCAACGTGGCTTCGGGTGCGGATCAGGGCGCGTTCACCGCGACCCCGAACCCGCTGAGCGTCACGCGCGGTGAGAAGGTCTCGTACGACCTCTCCTGGTCGGGACTGGATGCCTCGAAGTACCTCGGCGTCGTGCAGTACGGCGACTCCGATGTGCGCACGATCGTGACGGTCGACGCCCGCTAG
- a CDS encoding OsmC family protein: protein MSARYRTEAINTEGGDGISRILDGMSVDVSSPLAADFDASASNPEQLLALAWVTCLNATAQAIVRGERRTAVRVEVELHAAEAGYEFHVDGYLSAEGLSDAGTADLVAAAHARCPVSKLIGGAATVHVHAEAYAGASA from the coding sequence ATGAGTGCCAGGTACCGGACCGAAGCGATCAACACCGAGGGCGGAGACGGCATCAGCCGGATTCTCGACGGCATGTCCGTCGATGTGTCGTCACCGCTGGCCGCGGATTTCGACGCATCCGCCTCGAACCCGGAGCAGCTGCTGGCGCTCGCCTGGGTCACCTGCCTGAACGCCACCGCGCAGGCGATCGTCCGCGGTGAGCGGCGCACCGCGGTGCGGGTCGAGGTGGAACTGCACGCCGCCGAGGCGGGCTACGAGTTCCACGTGGACGGCTACCTCTCGGCCGAGGGACTCTCGGATGCCGGGACCGCCGACCTGGTCGCCGCCGCGCATGCACGCTGCCCGGTGTCCAAGCTCATCGGCGGTGCGGCCACGGTGCACGTGCACGCCGAGGCCTACGCCGGCGCATCCGCCTGA
- a CDS encoding GNAT family N-acetyltransferase, producing MPDITVSRNDEASRYEIHYDGTLAGFAEFDRRPGEFRFIHTEIDHAFQGRGLAQQLASEALADAAATGDTIVPYCPYIAGYLEKFPLDGVEVRVPKQG from the coding sequence ATGCCCGACATCACCGTCAGCCGCAACGATGAGGCCTCGCGCTACGAGATCCATTACGACGGCACGCTCGCCGGCTTCGCCGAGTTCGACCGACGTCCCGGAGAGTTCCGGTTCATCCACACCGAGATCGACCACGCCTTCCAGGGGCGCGGGCTGGCCCAGCAGCTGGCATCCGAGGCGCTCGCGGATGCCGCGGCGACCGGCGACACGATCGTCCCCTACTGCCCCTACATCGCCGGCTACCTGGAGAAATTCCCGCTCGACGGCGTCGAGGTGCGCGTGCCCAAGCAGGGCTGA
- a CDS encoding MFS transporter yields the protein MSIDQNTGTRVTIRTARDVHALLAERGSQGRRTKAIIVLALGGIFMDAYDFSSLAFGITAVKEEFGLDPLMTGFVNAAIMVGSVVGALFGGMLVDRFGRYKLFMADMAFFVVAAIGCALAPNEWVLIVFRFVMGVGVGLDLPVAMAFLAEFSKLTGSGSRSQRVNAWSPAWYIATGFGYLLVLAVFLILPVAQQGLLWRVVVGFGAVPAIIVLLVRRKYMAESPQWLADQGDLRGAVDVMRSHHGLDVELGADADTIRTTAKRTGHWRQYGELFAARYRLRTIAALCVSVFSTFGYNAVAYGTPLIIAMLFQQGPLVTILSALVINLGFGAAGGLLGVRLINRVGARRMTIIGFAIQAVSLLLLALVGIPTGALVLISIAMLAAFVFAQAGGPGANLMSYATLSYPTRLRGVGVGFNEAVKRVFSIVSLVFFPVLAASLSTGVFWIVALAPLVGFVSLLIIKWDPTGKDVDAEDLDG from the coding sequence ATGAGCATCGACCAGAACACCGGCACCAGGGTGACGATCCGCACCGCACGTGATGTGCACGCGCTGCTGGCCGAACGCGGTTCGCAGGGCAGGAGGACGAAGGCGATCATCGTCCTCGCCCTGGGCGGAATCTTCATGGACGCCTACGACTTCTCGTCGCTGGCCTTCGGCATCACCGCAGTCAAGGAGGAGTTCGGCCTCGATCCGCTGATGACCGGTTTCGTCAATGCGGCGATCATGGTCGGCTCTGTGGTCGGTGCGCTGTTCGGCGGGATGCTGGTCGATCGGTTCGGTCGCTACAAGCTCTTCATGGCCGACATGGCCTTCTTCGTGGTCGCCGCCATCGGCTGCGCGCTCGCGCCCAATGAGTGGGTCCTCATCGTCTTCCGATTCGTGATGGGCGTCGGGGTGGGTCTCGATCTGCCGGTCGCGATGGCCTTCCTCGCCGAGTTCTCCAAGCTGACCGGGTCGGGCAGCCGTTCGCAGCGCGTGAACGCCTGGTCTCCGGCCTGGTACATCGCCACCGGCTTCGGATACCTGCTCGTGCTCGCGGTCTTCCTCATCCTCCCGGTCGCGCAGCAGGGGCTGCTGTGGCGGGTCGTCGTCGGCTTCGGTGCGGTCCCTGCCATCATCGTGCTGCTCGTGCGACGCAAGTACATGGCCGAGTCTCCGCAGTGGCTGGCCGATCAGGGCGACCTGCGCGGCGCGGTCGACGTCATGCGCTCGCACCACGGGCTCGACGTCGAACTGGGTGCGGATGCCGACACCATCCGTACCACGGCGAAGCGCACCGGCCACTGGCGCCAGTACGGCGAACTGTTCGCGGCGCGCTATCGGCTGCGCACGATCGCGGCGCTCTGCGTCTCGGTGTTCTCCACCTTCGGGTACAACGCCGTCGCCTATGGCACGCCGCTGATCATCGCCATGCTCTTCCAGCAGGGACCGCTGGTGACGATCCTCTCCGCCCTCGTCATCAACCTCGGCTTCGGTGCGGCCGGCGGACTCCTCGGAGTCCGCCTCATCAACCGTGTCGGGGCGCGGCGGATGACGATCATCGGCTTCGCGATCCAGGCGGTCTCCCTACTGCTGCTCGCCCTGGTCGGCATCCCCACCGGCGCTCTCGTCCTCATCTCGATCGCCATGCTCGCGGCGTTCGTGTTCGCCCAGGCGGGCGGGCCGGGCGCCAACTTGATGAGCTATGCCACCCTCTCGTACCCGACCCGCCTGCGCGGCGTCGGCGTCGGCTTCAACGAGGCGGTCAAGCGCGTCTTCTCGATCGTCTCGCTGGTCTTCTTCCCGGTGCTGGCCGCATCGCTGTCCACAGGCGTCTTCTGGATCGTCGCCCTGGCGCCGCTGGTGGGCTTCGTCTCGCTGCTGATCATCAAGTGGGACCCGACGGGCAAGGACGTCGACGCCGAGGACCTCGACGGCTGA
- a CDS encoding MetQ/NlpA family ABC transporter substrate-binding protein, translating into MKKSRIGVLAAALGLALVVSGCAASAPADQKAESPQVLKVAAVTAPMTDVVKAAGEAIEGDYKVELVEVGDYITANTILNSGDVYANFSQHVPYMETFNEGNDGTLVGVQPVYNFLIAFYSKTLEDIADLPDGATIAIPDDPSNTGRALKLLAAHDVISLDPKIDPYAATVKDVVGNPKHVEFLQVPIASLNAAYEEADLVFQWPSHIIALGLTPQKDGLITELDDRFALNLVVQKKDADSAATAALKKAFTSDQVREVIEGNGTIQTAW; encoded by the coding sequence ATGAAGAAGTCACGCATCGGAGTGCTCGCGGCGGCACTGGGGCTCGCCCTGGTCGTGAGCGGCTGTGCGGCATCCGCGCCCGCCGATCAGAAGGCCGAGTCGCCGCAGGTGCTGAAGGTTGCCGCGGTCACCGCGCCGATGACGGATGTCGTGAAGGCGGCCGGCGAGGCCATCGAAGGCGACTACAAGGTCGAGCTCGTCGAGGTCGGCGACTACATCACCGCCAACACGATCCTGAACAGCGGCGACGTGTACGCGAACTTCTCGCAGCACGTCCCCTACATGGAGACCTTCAACGAGGGCAACGACGGCACGCTCGTCGGTGTGCAGCCGGTGTACAACTTCCTCATCGCGTTCTACTCCAAGACGCTCGAGGACATCGCCGACCTGCCCGACGGCGCGACCATCGCGATCCCCGACGACCCGTCCAACACCGGGCGCGCGCTCAAGCTGCTCGCCGCGCACGACGTGATCTCGCTGGACCCGAAGATCGACCCCTACGCCGCGACCGTGAAGGATGTCGTCGGCAACCCGAAGCACGTGGAGTTCCTGCAGGTGCCGATCGCCTCGCTGAACGCCGCGTACGAAGAGGCCGACCTGGTGTTCCAGTGGCCCTCGCACATCATCGCCCTGGGGCTGACCCCGCAGAAGGACGGCCTGATCACCGAGCTCGACGACCGGTTCGCGCTGAACCTCGTCGTGCAGAAGAAGGATGCCGACAGCGCCGCGACGGCCGCGCTGAAGAAGGCGTTCACCAGCGATCAGGTGCGCGAAGTCATCGAGGGGAACGGAACCATCCAGACGGCCTGGTGA
- a CDS encoding ECF transporter S component, producing the protein MPFAAALNTRALLICAAIGVATGIVAGIASAVTIGVLAVTPYLYGLVLGSHVLPGIIAQEVLRRPLVALITHLFAALIGMAFNPAWAMRFIGTALLFGAIQEGVAALTRYRAWGRWRFYVSAVIIGAIVAAVVALVVDLGTMEPWVQVSYLAISVLGPVVWTAVGIAIGNALRRAGITTKR; encoded by the coding sequence GTGCCCTTCGCCGCCGCCCTGAACACTCGCGCTCTTCTGATCTGCGCGGCCATCGGCGTCGCGACGGGCATCGTCGCGGGCATCGCCAGCGCGGTGACGATCGGCGTCCTCGCCGTCACGCCGTACCTGTACGGGCTGGTGCTGGGATCGCACGTGCTGCCAGGGATCATCGCCCAGGAGGTGCTGCGCAGACCCCTCGTCGCCCTGATCACCCATCTGTTCGCCGCACTGATCGGGATGGCGTTCAACCCGGCATGGGCCATGCGGTTCATCGGCACGGCCTTGCTGTTCGGCGCGATCCAGGAGGGCGTCGCAGCGCTGACCCGATACCGCGCCTGGGGCCGTTGGCGCTTCTACGTCTCGGCAGTGATCATCGGGGCGATCGTCGCGGCCGTGGTCGCACTCGTGGTGGATCTCGGCACGATGGAGCCCTGGGTGCAGGTGTCGTATCTGGCCATCTCGGTGCTCGGTCCGGTCGTCTGGACGGCGGTGGGCATCGCCATCGGCAACGCGCTGCGCCGGGCCGGCATCACGACGAAGCGCTGA
- a CDS encoding methionine ABC transporter ATP-binding protein, which translates to MSTSSTIVEFRSITKRFRPGESAALEDVTLSIRSGEIFGIVGESGAGKSTLLELVNGLTAPTSGTVTVAGTDVASLDAGAMRTLRRGIGTVFQGVHLLSNSTVRDNIRLPLRLGRRDGGPALSRKQQHEEVDRMLSFVGLAHRVDHFPAQLSGGERQRVGLARALVTRPPLLLCDEPTSSLDASTTGDILRVLADAREKLGTTVIVITHDLDVVKVLCDRAALLEKGRLREVFPITRTAAARTLPSYYEQVKRELMS; encoded by the coding sequence ATGTCCACCTCCTCCACGATCGTGGAGTTCCGCAGCATCACCAAGCGGTTCCGTCCCGGCGAGTCGGCGGCCCTCGAGGACGTCACCCTCAGCATCCGCTCCGGCGAGATCTTCGGCATCGTCGGCGAGAGCGGAGCCGGCAAGTCGACCCTCCTCGAGCTGGTCAACGGGCTCACCGCGCCGACCTCCGGAACGGTCACCGTCGCCGGCACCGACGTCGCCTCCCTCGACGCAGGGGCGATGCGCACCCTGCGTCGCGGAATCGGCACGGTCTTCCAGGGCGTGCACCTGCTCAGCAACAGCACGGTGCGTGACAACATCCGTCTGCCGCTGCGCCTCGGCCGCCGAGACGGCGGGCCGGCGCTGAGTCGGAAGCAGCAGCACGAGGAGGTCGATCGGATGCTGAGCTTCGTCGGCCTCGCCCACCGTGTCGACCACTTCCCGGCTCAGCTCAGCGGCGGTGAGCGCCAGCGGGTGGGGCTCGCGCGTGCCCTCGTCACCCGACCGCCCCTGCTGCTCTGCGACGAGCCGACCTCCTCGCTCGACGCCTCCACCACGGGAGACATCCTGCGTGTGCTGGCCGACGCGCGCGAGAAGCTCGGCACCACGGTCATCGTCATCACTCACGACCTCGACGTCGTCAAGGTGCTCTGCGATCGGGCAGCACTGCTCGAGAAGGGGCGACTGCGCGAGGTGTTCCCGATCACGCGCACCGCTGCCGCCCGGACCCTCCCCAGCTACTACGAGCAGGTCAAGCGGGAGCTGATGTCATGA